In Halictus rubicundus isolate RS-2024b chromosome 1, iyHalRubi1_principal, whole genome shotgun sequence, the sequence gtatatattatcctctgatATTATACCTTTACACACGAAAATCAACATTTCGCCTGGCTTTACACATAAGATAGAGAGTAAATCTAAAACATCAAATAACATAGCATACTTCTCATAGTTATGCGATGTGCGTTCGCCTTAACACACCTTAATAGTACTAAGTGAACTTATTGTGCAACCTACTGCACTTTTGTTCGACGGTGTATTATTCGTAAAAAGGAATCTCACATTATCAATTGGttcgaataatatttttgaCTGCGACGCTATATTGAATCAACAGTGACCTGAATTCTGTTTAAAAGAAGATCAAATCGACTCGTTACACATAACCTGCCATAGAGTTATTCGCAACACAATGCAACGATATGATGTCCATGCTGTTGTCAAATTATTGTTTTTCATTTGGAGTCCTTGCATTAGGAACTCGTAGGAAAAATTGGAATTGCTGGCTGACTCGCCTGTAATGGTTAACACGTGCGAGTGTCAAATACAAATGCATCATGTAATTTTGAAGGCAATCAAAGGAAATGTTTTGGcatattcaaaattttattcagtTTAGTGATATCAGTTATATCAATTCAATAGCTGTGTtgttttttatcaaaattattaaagaacaGTAGCACTAAAATGTCCACATTAAAATTGAGTATGCAAGATAGAAAGGACTTGGATAAGTTTACTAAATTCTTGGCATTAAAAGCTGCTCAAATTATAGTGCAGTCGAGGTCAGGTGAAAAGGTCAGCACAAAGTGCAAGCCGAATTCATCTGGAACAGATTGGGTAAGCTTATTTGTGTATAATAGTGTTAGACATATATGTTATtagtaatttataaatttaCCATTACTTTGTTCACATGATCGatattttttctttcatatattaaaatatgatattttgtttttatgtataTTAGACCTGATCAATCAAGTAATAATTTTACTGCAGTAACCAGCACTTTTaggtttttatattaattaatctacacaaaatatgcGTAAAGTGTAtgagataattgtgaaacaagtttctgattaaaacaTTTCGTTTTACTTTGTAAAGATGTTAATTTATGTGCGACTAAAGTAATTGATAATTATACAAGAGTATAATTGAAAAAGAAGAAACCCATCTTATTGTTGAGTTATAGTACAGAGTAAAAAGTACACTGACAATGCGTATGCTATTTGTTATGAAATgctaaatatttgtaaaatgtCTTATATTTTCATTGTTGGATTGTGTAGTTCAACTTAGCTATTCATGATGTACCAGAAGTTTTGGCCGAAGCTAAAAGAGCATTATGTGGGGAAATAGTCAATTCAACTATACCTCTCTGTATCGAAATCTCTTTGAGGACTGTTGAAGGTGACACAATGGTTTTAGAAACATGGAGTCTTCGTGTTTTGCCTGAACATAGCGATCCTGCCGTAAGAGTAACATACACGGTATACAACAGAATGGGCATTTTATTGAAATCTTTATTGTCTGTATCGAGAATTACTCCAGCTTATAAGCTTAGTAGAAGGCAAGGCCCCGATTCTTATGTTATTTGCTATAAAATTTATCTAGGAGAACCGCAGCTTCATACTTTAGGTATAAATTTTGTCCATTCCacgtatatgtataaaattctcatttaatttatgtttatcaacatacTTTATAAACATTTCCTACTTTTATCATTTGAACCACTTAATTacaataatattgttttattcGTATTGAAATGTTAACAGAAACTAAAACAAATCTTTTTTAAGGtgataattataaaaatgttagagTAGGTCAATTGTGCACACCTGTGGGTACAATTCATTTATCAGTATCGTACAGAACAAAAATGACTATTTCTCCTACTCATACCGGTCGTGATTCGATAATGGTAAAGAGTGATCATTTTCATTCGGATTTAAGTCCTCGTCACACAAGGTACCAGCAAAGGTAAGCGATCGatataatgtttaatttttctatttccatcgaatataaatatatattcagatacatttttttacatttatattttagcGAAGAAACATCAAAATCTCTCAGTGATACTATTAAAGTGGGAGCATTTGTAGTCAATAAACCTGTTACTGTAAACGAAGAGGATTTTGTTATACCAGATGTACCTTTTAGTTCTTTGTTAACTCCTAGACAAACTTCACCTCCACCTGTCACAGTGGCTGAGGCTGCAAACACAAAGACTGCAATAACAACTACTACAACAGACAGCAGCAATGGAAATAATGAAAGACTTACAAACGATAACACAACGTCAAAGTGCAACTCGCAAAATGGATCTAGGAGAAGTAGTTGCTCGATGACCAGTGCCAACGACGATTTTATTATGGTAGATTTGGTAATTAACGTTCCTTcgtttataatatatttatgatGTGGTCTCTTTAAACTTTTGAAATGTTATTCTAGAAAACTCCTTTTGCTGGTACAAATACTAATAGTGATTTAGGAGCATTTTATCGTGAATGTCAAAGTGCGCCTCAACTTCAAGCCTTTATGGAAGAAAGAACACTCGCCGAACAAGTAGGAGGGGACCTTACTAAACAGTTGGAAACATTTGAAACAAATATGCGGCGGTATGAGGATATTCTGTCATCATTATGTCATACAGAAAATAATAACTAATATCATGATTATGCAATGCTAGCTGCTTTGACAAGAAATGTATAAAGACTACATACATATGTAATGTTTTGTCATAGgtttaagtaattttttattacaagCGATTAATACCAATTAACAAAACTAGTTCAATGAAGTTTCATGCTGAATACTATCGATGCTTGCGGTCACTTAAAATTTGGGTAAAAAATTGACAcaaattatatatgtatatacaatataaaaataaaaattgtccactgATGCTAGTAAAGTATGCCCATTGGCTTTAAATGTATGACATATTGATATTTCTTTTGCGGATAtccgattataaaacaatataataataatacattcaATTATGCTATCAATGAATGTAAACTGCGTTTCAaatgacttttttttttaaagtttgtTGTAAACTTGATGTACAATCTTTGTTAAAAGAACTTGTAACGTAACGCCAATTAATGATCATTGATTCTTAGTtataacattttgaaaatttaattaatttattgctTGTATATAGTGTAAATTAAGCTTTAGCATTGTAATATTAATTGATGATTATAAAGAAACTATAtaactttttcatattttattaatCCAATCACTTAATAAATGAGGCTGTGCTGGTAAATTGTGTAAATTTTTTACCAAAAATAATTGATACCACCTAGAATTTCAGTTTATTAACGTACCATCTTCACTTACAAGTTAACTACAATTTTATGTAATGGtatatcaaataaaataaagaaaaagttcAAATGACACAGTTGCATGaagatttttttcttcaccCAAGTTGAAGTTTATAACACCAGAAATATCTGAATATGAACAAATGAAAAAACCATATACATACATGAATGTAAGAATTacaaaaaaatgaagaaaaaaaactATACGGTATGGTTTAGAATTTAGTGGCTACCATTTTTAAGGCACTTCCGACAGTTggtctgacaaaaaaatgtttcgaacaaaagttaatcAGTTTTTAATGGCCTACAAATTGCACTAGTAGGAAttggaaaagaaaaagtttcatTTCAATGAAGACTCACGGTCACCATGACTTTTtttaatatgtatgtatatctgaATGTGTAGTTTTATATGAATTCAGTGACCTTGAGTTGACCTT encodes:
- the Atg13 gene encoding autophagy-related 13 isoform X2 — protein: MSTLKLSMQDRKDLDKFTKFLALKAAQIIVQSRSGEKVSTKCKPNSSGTDWFNLAIHDVPEVLAEAKRALCGEIVNSTIPLCIEISLRTVEGDTMVLETWSLRVLPEHSDPAVRVTYTVYNRMGILLKSLLSVSRITPAYKLSRRQGPDSYVICYKIYLGEPQLHTLGDNYKNVRVGQLCTPVGTIHLSVSYRTKMTISPTHTGRDSIMVKSDHFHSDLSPRHTRYQQSEETSKSLSDTIKVGAFVVNKPVTVNEEDFVIPDVPFSSLLTPRQTSPPPVTVAEAANTKTAITTTTTDSSNGNNERLTNDNTTSKCNSQNGSRRSSCSMTSANDDFIMKTPFAGTNTNSDLGAFYRECQSAPQLQAFMEERTLAEQVGGDLTKQLETFETNMRRYEDILSSLCHTENNN
- the Atg13 gene encoding autophagy-related 13 isoform X3 encodes the protein MSTLKLSMQDRKDLDKFTKFLALKAAQIIVQSRSGEKVSTKCKPNSSGTDWFNLAIHDVPEVLAEAKRALCGEIVNSTIPLCIEISLRTVEGDTMVLETWSLRVLPEHSDPAVRVTYTVYNRMGILLKSLLSVSRITPAYKLSRRQGPDSYVICYKIYLGEPQLHTLGDNYKNVRVGQLCTPVGTIHLSVSYRTKMTISPTHTGRDSIMVKSDHFHSDLSPRHTRYQQRQTSPPPVTVAEAANTKTAITTTTTDSSNGNNERLTNDNTTSKCNSQNGSRRSSCSMTSANDDFIMVDLKTPFAGTNTNSDLGAFYRECQSAPQLQAFMEERTLAEQVGGDLTKQLETFETNMRRYEDILSSLCHTENNN
- the Atg13 gene encoding autophagy-related 13 isoform X1, with protein sequence MSTLKLSMQDRKDLDKFTKFLALKAAQIIVQSRSGEKVSTKCKPNSSGTDWFNLAIHDVPEVLAEAKRALCGEIVNSTIPLCIEISLRTVEGDTMVLETWSLRVLPEHSDPAVRVTYTVYNRMGILLKSLLSVSRITPAYKLSRRQGPDSYVICYKIYLGEPQLHTLGDNYKNVRVGQLCTPVGTIHLSVSYRTKMTISPTHTGRDSIMVKSDHFHSDLSPRHTRYQQSEETSKSLSDTIKVGAFVVNKPVTVNEEDFVIPDVPFSSLLTPRQTSPPPVTVAEAANTKTAITTTTTDSSNGNNERLTNDNTTSKCNSQNGSRRSSCSMTSANDDFIMVDLKTPFAGTNTNSDLGAFYRECQSAPQLQAFMEERTLAEQVGGDLTKQLETFETNMRRYEDILSSLCHTENNN